The nucleotide sequence AAAAAAACACGAAATATTGACAATAAAATGAGCTTTTATTGACAAATTACGACAAAAATAGTATGCAAATGTATTAATTTTGTTTTTATAAACCATCACGCTCCCTTAATCCTTGTATTTCGCGGGTTCTCGACCCATTTGGCTGGGAAAAAGCGGTTAATACCGTCTGTCAGAAATGTCGCAACAGGTGCTGGAAGTGTGATCCCGAGCGGGTTTTGTTCCTGCAGTTCAGCTGAGGAAATTACCCGTGTTCCCATGACATAATCAAACCAGGGTCGGGTCACGCACCAGTTGGCATCCTGATTACTGTTCATGTGATGGTCGTAATGCCAGGGAATGTGTTTTTTCGCCCATTCTGGCTCTAGATGTGCCCGGTGATGCACATAGAAATACTTAGCGGTACTATACAGGGCTGCTGCCGACATGCTTTTAGAGATGGGGTAAAACGCCAACCCAAAAACTGTAGCCACCGCCACCAGAGAACCTACCTCATTACGGGTACGCCAGTTACGTAGACCTTCCACATAGCCCTGATCAAAAAATGCCGTTTTACGCACAATACGGTGATGTTCCCAATGCGACTGCATCGTGCGCGGTACCGGACTAAAGCGTGTCTGCCCCTTGCGATGTACGCCATGCAGCACATATTTATGTGCAAACCATTCAAAGGCATTCGCCACCACCAGACCGGCAATAAATCCTTTAATCATCTCGATTCCTCCCGAAACTTTACTATAAACGTCGGAAATGGCTAGATATTGACCGCTAAATTCAATATGATTGACAAAATACGACAATTAAAAGAACGAAAAAGATGTCAGATATTCAGGATTATGCGGGTACAGTTTATGGAGGCTTAGGGCACTTGCTGCTAGAGTTCTATCACCACAAACAGTTGCCTGTTCCTGAAAAACTGTTGCAGATACAGGAACTGGAACGCTTTGACTTTGTCATCTGGCGTGATCTGCTCACCCAGCTCCAGCAGAAACTGCAGACCCCCGCTTTGGGTCTGGAAATTGCCAATTTCGTACAACCTCGTCATCTAGGTATTATGGCCTACCTGGCACTGTCTTGTGAAACCCTGGGCGAAGCCATGATGCGCTACCATGACTACCACCGTTTGGTCTATGACGGCAGTCCATTGGAAGTCCGGGTGGAAAATGACTACCTGTCCATTGCCTGGGTCGATGTACCATTGAATCTGGCGACCCAGTTGTCGGATGAAATTGCCATGGCCCTGATGCTGAAATTCGTACGTTCAATCATGGCATTGGGTGATATCGCTCTACATGAGGTACATTTCCGCTATCCAGCCAATAAACATCTAAATCTGTATGAACAGTTCTTCCATTGCAAGGTACGTTTTAACCAACAGAAAAGTGTGATTTTCATGCATGTTTCCGAGCTGGCCCAACCGCTACGCCAGGGCGACCAGACCTTGCAGAAACTACTGCAACAGCAAGCCAAAGCCTTGTTGGAAAAGCTACCGAATACAGCTCAAATTGACCACCGCATCCAGCAGGCGATTCTTAGCGGATTGCAAAAGAATATGTTCCAGATTGAACATGTGGCTAAACAGCTGCACTGGTCGGTACGCCAGCTGCAACGGCATTTGCAGAAACAGGGTAAAACCTATCAGCAGCGCATGCAGGAAATCCGTTTTATGCTGGCCCAGCAATATCTGAAAGATGACAATTTGAGCCTGCATGAAATTGCCCTGTTACTCGGTTATTCCGAGCAGAGCGCCTTCCAGCGTGCCTTTAAACAGTGGACCAATCGGACACCGCAACAATGGCGTTCCGAATTTCTGGCAAATGCTGACCGCGAACCTGCCTTCATCCCGGCATTGGAGATGGCAACATCAAATCAATATCACATCTAAAATATTCCAGATAAAAACTGAAAACTTCATAACAACAATAAGGGGAACTCAATGGATAAATATCTTGCGGAACTGATCGGGATCATTCTGGCTGGTCTTTGGCGGCTGTGGCAGTGCGGTACTGGCCGCGGCTTTTCCTGAACTGGGGGTTGGCTTTACTGGTGTGTCGATTGCTTTTGGTCTGACCGTCCTGACCGCGGCCTATGCACTGGGTCATATTTCTGGTGGACACTTTAACCCGGCAGTCAGCTTTGGCCTGTGGGTAGGTGGCCGTTTTGCCGGTAAAGAACTGCTGCCTTATATCATCTCGCAGGTGATCGGTGCAGTACTCGCGGCATTGGTGCTGTATTTCATCCTGCAAGGTAAAGCTGATTTTTCCGGCACCGGTGGCTTTGCCACCAATGGCTACGGCGAACTGTCACCTGGACAATATTCGCTAACCTCTGCCCTGCTGATTGAAATTGTCCTGACGGCAGGTTTCCTGATTGTGATTATGGGTGCGACGGAACGCCGTGCGCCGGCTGGCTTTGCTCCAATTGCCATTGGCCTGGCCCTGACCCTGATTCACCTGATCAGTATTCCGGTGACCAATACTTCGGTGAATCCGGCACGAAGCACAGGGGTTGCTTTCTTTGCTGAAACAGCTGCCTTAAGCCAGCTGTGGTTATTCTGGGTAGCACCGATTATTGGTGGCATCATTGGTGCAGTAATTTATAAAACCCTGCTTGAGAAAAATACGGATACCACTGGCACATAAAGCAGAAATAGAAAAAAAGCTCACTATCACGGTGAGCTTTTTTTATCTTTAATGTTTCTTAATTACAACTTTAGAGAAATGGATTGTCAATTTCCTGCGCATCATCACGCTGGATTTTTTCCGGCAAATCCGGCGTATTTTCCAGCTGTGCCACGATATCATTGATGATCGCCTGTAGTGCTTTCGCGGCTTTGAGTCCTTGCTGATCACGGGTCAGTTGCAAGTTGCCATACAAGCTGACACAGTCCAGATCATTTTCCACCGTCAGGTCATGAATCGCATGCGATTCGATACCCTTTTCATATGCCTTAAACATCTTATTCTGACGCTTCCTTGTTATTTTTTACTTCGACCTAATTCCAATCATGCCACTAGAATCAGGCCGAAGACAACAGCATTATTTCAGGAACTGCAGGATAAACTGCAAGAGTGCTTCCAGCAGCTGCTTGATCAATGCACCTTGCGGATCACTGCTGCCTGAAGATTCAGCAGGCGCATTACTGCTTTCGGAAGTTGCATTGTTACTTACCGCGGTACTGCTGCCACCAGCACGTTTAAACTCGCGCTGCAAAGCTTCCAGATCATCTTTAGAAACTTCTTCGGCACATTGGCTTTCCGCATCCCAGTGATCATAGACAATCGCCTTGTTGGCTTTTACATCGCTGGCTTTGAGCGGCAAGGTATAGGTATTGCGTTTCTGCTCTTCAGTCAGCTGTGGGAAGATATTGATATTAATCAGGTCTTCCAACGCGCACAGACTGATGACCTGCACTTTCGGGGCCGGATTTTTCAGGCTATTATCAACATAGTAAGCCCCGGCTGCACCAGTTTTCGGCATATAGATCGCCTTATAGGTCGCATTCGGGACGATCACGCCCTTGCCAATAGTTTCCAGTTTTTTCGCGCTATAGACAGGGCCAGTAACGACATACACGTCCTGTTTCTGCTTGGTCACCACTGCACGAGTGGCTTCTTCCAGCTCACGCCACACCTGTTGGTTGTTCTTCGGCGCCTGTGGCACCATGTTGGCTAAAGAGAAACTGTCGAACTGCGCTTCCTTGGTCGGCATATCCGCATTTGGCGCCATATGACCGCGGTCATAACCGGTACCACGATAATCAGACAAGGTGGCACGATGTGCTGCATTAACGCGTTCTTCCTCATGAAAACTATCTTCACGTGGAATCTTTTGGCTCAGGCGTGAGGGTGTCAGTAGCTCTGCTACCCACAATGGAGTTTTAGACACACCGGAATACATCACGGTAAAGCCATTAAAGCATAGCGGATAAGTATTCTTTTTGAGGCTGTCCTTCATCAGTACCGGGGGTACATCACGATAGAACTGATCCAGACAGGCGGAATTGCTCGGTGTGGTGGTCAATGACACCCATTGGCTGATTTTTTCCTGACCAAAGGCAATCGCGAAACTTCCCGATGCCACAAGACCCAGGATAATTTTTACAGTATTTTCATTAAAGAACTGAAAGACAGGATTTTTTTGATTACGTTGCTTCTTGGCCATGATACCCGTTACTTCTGAACAGCGACAGCGAGTTTCGCCGAGCTTAACAAGCCCTGAAAGCTATGTATATCACGGCTTCTCTGTTCGTCTAACAATTAACCAATAGGTGAAAATTCACCGTTAAAAATGTAACAACCTGTGGCTTTTTTAATAGGACTTGGACAGATTTTCATCCCATTTGTGTAGCTTTCCTTGCTGCCAAATCCAGCTTTATGCAATTGTGTTGTCTTCTTATTCCTCGAAGAAAATACGAAGGAGCCTCGTGATGTTATCGCAGAAGAAAAACTCCCAAACGATGCAGTATTCCAAATTACTTCTATTAGGTGCAGTGACTGGCCTGCTTAGTCTGAACGCATGGGCTGAACCACCTGTACAGCCGGGCGAAACATTAGAAAGTCTCTCCAAAGCACGTATTACCACTACCGTAAATGGTCAAAATGCTTCCCTTGAAAATCTGGTAAATTCCGGTCAGATCCGTCTGGTACAGCCAACAGGTCAAGCACCTGCGCCAGCCATGCAGCAGCCGATGCAACAACCTATGCCGCAAGGACAGCCACCAGCAGCGATGCAGCCAGGTGCGCCACAAGATCCGAACATGCAGCAGGAAGCACCAACAGGCGCTAGTCCTTCAGATGCCACTGCACGTTAAGCAGACCTATATTCAGATAAAAAAACCAGAGTCAAAGCTCTGGTTTTTTCTGGAAAATGATAGTTCTAGATTTCGATCTGACTGCCCAGCTCTACCACCCGGTTGGTTGGAATTTTGTAGAAATCACTCACCGGGCTGGTATTACGCTGCATGGAAATAAACAGTTTCTCACGCCACGGTGCCATCCCTTCACCAATCGCATGAATCACCCGGTCACGGGAAATAAAGAAACTGATCTGCATCAGGTCATATTCAAAGCCCAGTTCTGCATAGGCTTTCTGCACGGCTGCAGGAATATCCGGCTGATCCTTAAAACCGAAATAAGCAAAAATCCGGTAGAAATGTTCATCCATTTTCTCCACTTCGACCCGGTCTTGCTCGTTCACAAACGGTATATCGCGGGTGATCACCGTTACCATGATATTGCGTTCATGCAGCACCTTGTTGTGCTTGATGTTATGCAGCATTGCATGTGGCACGATGGTTGGCGTTCCGGTCAGAAAAATCGCATCTCCCGGTACAAACTGGGTGCCCGAACCGGTTGATACACTTTTGATAAACAGTTCGATCGGCAAGGTATTTTGCTGCATACGTTTTAGCAGCAAAGCACGGCCATCTTTCCAGGTCATCAGAATGGTAAACAAGGCTGCACCGAGCATGATGGGTACCCAGCCACCCGATGGAATTTTCAACGAAGTCGAAGCTACGAAGATCAGATCGAGTGCCAAGAATGGTGCTGAGAACAGTACCACTTTCCAGATCGGCCAGCGCCAGAAACCATAAGCCAGAATGCTGATCAAAATCGTACCGCAGAGCATGGTCATGGTCACCGCTACACCATAGGCACTTGCCAGCCGGGCACTGTTTTCAAACAGCAAAATCAGGATTACCACTGAAATAAATAGCATCCAGTTAATGAAGGGCAAATAAATCTGACCCCGCTCTTCAGCTGAGGTATGTTTCACACTCAGGCGTGGCAAATAACGCAGCTGAATTGCCTGATTGACCATGGAAAATACGCCGGTAATCACTGCCTGTGAAGCAATCACCGCCGCAGCCGTTGCCAGCACAATCATCGGATACAGACTCCAGGATGGCAGCAGCATATAGAACGGATTTGCCAAGGCTTCCGGATTACGCAGCAACAGCGCCCCCTGCCCGGCATAATTGAACAGCAGGCAGGGCAACACAATAATGAACCAGGCCAGACGGATCGGCAACCGGCCAAAATGCCCCATATCCGCATAAATGGCTTCACCGCCAGTCATGGTCAGGATCACCGCACCCATGGTCAGGAAGGCCACAAAAGGCTGATCCACGACAAAATGATAGGCCCAGTATGGATTAACCATCTGCAGTACCATCGGGGTCTGGATAATGCTCCACAGGCCAAAGCCGCCAATCGACAGGAACCAGAGCAAGGTCAATGGACCAAAGAATTTACCCATCGTCCCAGTACCGTGCCGCTGCACGATAAACAGTCCGGCGATAATGCCAATAGATAAAGGTTCCAGCCAATTGTTAAAAATGGGCGTGGCAATACTCAGACCTTCGATCGCGGAGAGTACCGAGATCGCCGGGGTGATAATGCCATCTCCAAAAAACAACGAAGCCCCGATAAAACCTAGAGCTATCAGGTAAATTTTCTTTTCATCAGAAATCCGCGTGGTCCGCAGGTTCAGGGCCAGCAAGGACATAATACCGCCCTCGCCATTGTTGTCGGCACGCATGATAATGGTGACGTATTTAAAACTCACCGTCAGCATGATGCACCAGAAGATCAGGGAGAGAATGCCCAGTACCGATGCTTCACTAATGGCCAGGTGCGAGGTCAGGAAGCATTGCCGCAGCGCATACAGGGGGCTGGTGCCAATATCACCGAAAACGACCCCAAGCGCAGCCAGCGTGATGACTGGTAAAGCTGCTTTTTGTGCAGTACTTTGCATATATTATCTTCGTTTTAGAAAGCATTTTTGCGAATCATAGCACTGCCTCTAAACTTTTTCTGCAAATCAATTGTTTCAAGCTTGGCAGACCGGCTTTTTTTCTATATTATCCACCGCCATGGTGAGGTGTCCGAGTGGCTGAAGGAGCACGCCTGGAAAGTGTGTATACGTTTATAGCGTATCGAGGGTTCGAATCCCTCTCTCACCGCCAAGATTCATCATCATGTAGCCACATGGTGTCCTAGAAGGCTTAAATCTAAAGGGTTTAAGCCTTTTTTGCAGCCTGAACTTAAGTGGCAATCCGTTTTAATTTTTTGAATACACAGCAATCATTAGAAAGATAACGTAAATTCCATTTTAAGAATTAAGATTTCATCTAGGTTCATAAATCATGATAAAGCTTGTTATTTTCTGCCAATTGATTGAAAAGTGATCTATCGTAAAATTATTTTTAGAAACTGTAGCTGTAGTTTCTTTTTTCCAGTTTTACGCCTCCTTCCCCATGATGGAGGTATTTTTTTGTCTAAAATAAAATATTCCCGCTAAGGTTATGCTAAGTTGTTTGATATCCTTGATTTAGAACATTGAAGAATAAGAAAAGATGATGAAAAAATTTACCTTTAGCCTCCTACTCATTAGTTTTGCTCTGACAGGATGTCAAAAGCAACCTGAACAGGCGGCAGCGTCTATGAGCAATGAGAAAAACTCTGTAGATGTGATTCAATTTGAACAGGCTGACCAGAAGATCAGTAGTTTTCTGGATCAATTGGATAACCCAGCGACACCTTTGGAAGTACGCAAGCAAATCATCTGCAAGGATTATACTGAAGTATATTTCAAGGAATATGTTCCAGCCTTTATGAAAATTGCACCAGAAAATACCAAGCAGCAACTGGAACAGGATTTAAAGCTTGCGCTGGATTTTTATAAGAAGAGAGATAATGTGGTTTGTGAATAATTCGATATTGGATTCTTCCTTATCACATCTTTTAAAAAAAATCGAATGTGTAATTTTACTTTTCTTACTTATTTTTTTAGCTCTGCTCTTTCTTTTCTTGTCAACGGTTATTTTTTCTGACTTATTAATTGAGCCATTTCTAAAATTCGATCATAAGAATATAAATTATTTAATAATTTTTCGATGATTTGAAAAGCATCAAAAAGCTCATCAATAAAGATAGCATTCTCCTCATGGCTACCACTATTTCCCAACCATTTAATTGCTAACAAAAGTTGCTGTTGTGGAAATAATATATGATTTTGTTCAATACTTTTTATTCTTTGATCTAAGCTTACAAAAGCTCCTTTCCTATCTTTACCCTGAATCCCAAATTCTGTTAGAAGAATTTCGATAGCAATTCGCAGTTTATTAACAGCAGAACTTGGAGAACTTAGAGTAAGAGCAAAAGATTCATAAATAATATCTTTTATTTCACTTGGCACCTTATCAGGCACCTTAAAAAGGTTTAATGCTGGTTGAAAATATCTCGGTGTAAAAACATCAATAAATTCTCTTTCACAGGGACAATAACCCTCTTCCGTTAAAATATAGTCCGTATAATTTTCCTCTATTGTACCTTCTCCACAAACTATGACCTTATCACCGCATTTATGATGCACACATTTCAGAACTCCAGAAAAAATATAACGTGTCCATTCTGGTTCAAATTCATCACATTCTTTTTGTTCTTTCTTACTTAAAGCGGTTTGATATTGATGCCAACATTCATCATCCCAAACTAAAGTTTGACGCGCACATGTAGGACAAGAAAATGGAATATCATCTTCTTTATTAAATTGAACCGTACCGGGTTTGTCGGAGAGTCAATATTCTGAGAGACTACCCCGATGACAAAATTAAAATATACCCCTGAAATCAGAGAAAGAGCGGTTCAATTATTGATTGAATCTGAAAAAGATTATCCATCGAATTGGGCTGCAATCACAGCAATTGCGCCTAAGATTGGTTGTACTCCTGAAACACTTCGTGCCTGGCATCAAAAGCATTTAGATCAGCAAAATCCTATTAAAGTACAACAGATATCTGATCAAGAAAAAATGAAGCAAATGGAACGTGAAATTAAAGAATTAAAGCGTGCCAATGAAATTCTACGTAAAGCAGCCGCTTTTTTCGCCCAGGCGGAGCTCGACCGCCCACACAAATAATGGTGGATTTCATCCATAACAATAAAGACTTATATGGTGTTGATGCGATTTGTAGGATTTTACCGATCGCAGCTTCAACCTATTACCGAACTTTAGATCTCGCTGACAATCCAGAACATCGAGCAAAGCGAGATTTACATGATGAGTATCATGCTGAGGAGATTAAACGAATTTGGAAAGAAAGTTCAGGTCGATATGGTGTGCGTAAGGTCTGGCAACAATTGAAACGTGAAGGTTATGTTATCGCACGTTGTACAGTTGCTCGATTGATGCAGAAGCTAGGTATACAAGGTGTTTGGCGTGGTAAGAATAAACAAACCACCCGTAACCGAGATGATCAAAAAAGAGCAGATGATTTAGTGAAACGTAATTTTAATGCTGATCATCCTGACCAACTGTGGGTGAGTGACTTTACGTATATTCAAACTCATTCAGGCTGGGTCTATACCGCCTTTATTATTGATGTGTTCTCACGAGCAATTGTTGGATGGAAAGTATCTACACGGATGAATACAGATATGGTGCTCGATGCATTGGAGCAAGCATTGCATGATCGCGGCATGCCAAAGAATGTGATTCATCATTCCGACAGAGGTGTGCAATATCTTTCCATTCGCTATACCAATCGTTTAGAAGCTGCAAATTTACGAGCATCAGTCGGTACGACTGGTGATTCATACGATAATGCTTTGGCTGAAACGGTGAATGGCTTATACAAAACAGAGGTGATTGAATATCTAAAAGCAGATTGGCAAGGTTTAGCAGATGTACAACTTGCGACACTAAACTGGGTAGATTGGTTCAATAAAAAGCGTGTACACAGTGCACTGGGTTATGTATCGCCTTTTGAGTTTGAAGCAATGTACTATGATAAGATTAACCCGTTAGGTCAGGTGGCCTAACTTAAATAAAAAAATCTCCGACAAACCCGGTACGGTTCACTACTAATAAGTTTATAGATTGGCACAAAAATAGCTTAATTTTCTTGTCATCAAAGCTATGTTATGTTGCTCTTAGCGGGCACATACAAGGAGAACAAAAACCAAAAATTTAACCAACCACGCATTGATCTTGATTCAAATAAAAAAGCCAATAGAAACCCTGCTATTCGGGAGATCACATGAATAACAGCGCCAACTATATCAAACAGATCAAAAACGCTAAACGTGGCGGTTACACCCCGACCATTGCCAAGGACGTCAACAAACACAAAATCCAGAAAGCACTAAAACTTATTGAACAGTGGAGAAGCCTCGCTCAGGAACTTAAACCTCAAATGCAGTTTGACATGGCCTTTACCCTGGAGGAATGCGCCCAAGACCTTGATCGAATACTGAAAAGCCGATAACCCTGATTTTTATATTTCACTAAAATAATTCTAAATTCCACCTCGCCCACAGCATCCAATATCCAATGTGGGCGATTTCACAAAGTAAAACCTATTCTATTTTTAGTTTTAAACATAACATCTGGCATACAAATCCAGAGCTAACTAAAATTTAGACAAAGCATTTGAACGGTTATTTTTTGGCTTGCAACACCTAAAAAATTCTGTAGAATGCACACCACAACGCCGGCATAGCTCAGTTGGTAGAGCAACTGACTTGTAATCAGTAGGTCCACAGTTCGAATCCGTGTGCCGGCACCATTTTCTTAGCCTCGCTTTTTAGTGAGGCTTTGATGTTTCTGGCGCCTGCATTTTTCTTTGGGCGACTATCTTTGATTCTTTTTAGTGCTGGGCCGTGGCGCTAATCTGTACATAACGCACCACCCCATCTTCATATAGTTTTCGGCACAGTTTGGCTGTCATCTGGATTTTAAAATGATCCAGCTTGGATGCCTGCACAGACTGGGCAAAGCCTTTTGCATTTAAATCCTGCTCGACATAACGGGCAAAACTGGCAAAAACTTCCTCTGATAAATCTTCCACCTGAATATCCATAAATTCATGCTGGTCCAAACATTCATACAGCGCACCGACACTCATCAGATTATTTAAATTCACATCGGCTGATTTCAGTAAAAACTGATATTTACGTTTTTGAAATGAATTTAAAGTTTTCCAGCGCTCGGACAAGGCTAAGTGATGAAAACCGATGCGTGCTTTTGAATTCAAAACGGAACGCATTTGTTCCAGCAGTTCTGGAATGTTGCTGTGATAGGCCGCGTCAATACAGACTACAGCGTCGAATTTCTGCGGAAAACGGATGTCTTTAAGTCTAAGGAAAGAAGCGTTATAGATGGCATTCAGCTCAGGCAGATGCTGCTGAATCTTGCTGACACAGGTCTGCTGCAACTCAACACCCGCCAGATATTGCACCTGATAATGCTGCTGCCAATGTTGCAAGCTGGCACCCTGACCACAGCCAAGATCCAGCAGTTTGTCTTTTGCATTTAAATGGATTGCCTGAGCCAGATGATCGGCCAAGGCTTGGCAAGCTGCTACATAGTCTGTTTGTCCTGCCTGCCAGTATCCCAGATTGCTCCAGGGCAACCACGAGAGATCCCCAAGTAATGCCGCATTAATGGCATATTTATGCTCAGGTAAACGCTGTCGAAGTGCCTGGAACAGTTTCATGCTTAATAGCCAAGTTGCGGTGCAACCTCGATTTTCGGTTTTAAACCCTTGAATGGCAACGGCGCACCGAAAATTTCTGCAATGTTCATCGCGGAAGTCACCGCAGATTCCAGAATTGGTAGGCCATCGCACGACCATGAACCACAATAGAACACCTTACGGCCCTGCTCCAGATGGCGTTTCTGCACTTCCTTGTTCAGGGCAAGGGTATTGGCATCTACCACGGCACGAGTGAGGGTCACGGAAGAAATGATTTTCTTCGGATCAATTTCAGTCACCGGACGCCAGGTTTGGAATACCGGAGATTTACCGACCAGTGTTGGCTCAACCGCATTCAGCCATACGGTGAACTGCTGACGGGTAAACTTGCGATCCATCATATAGCTCAGCACTGCCCAGTCTTTGCGTTTTGGTGGCATCACGCTTGGATCGGTATGAATCACCAGCTCACCCTGCTCAAACTGGAATTTTTTCAGCAATTCGATGTCATATCCGAACTGTTCCTGATCCAAGAATTCATCAATCTTGTTGGTCGGTGTGGCTACTACTACACGGTCAAACAGTTTGGAATAACCAGCCGCATTTTCCACACGTACCTGTTCACCCTGCTGTTGCACCAGTGTGGTTTTTGCACCACTGACAATCTCGATGCCTTCGATCAACTTGTCCACCAGTGCCGGTGTACCACCCTGCATACGCAGCAAGGCATCACCATCGGTCAGCTGGCGCAGGAAAATCAGCAAAGGTTTCGCAGGCCATTCACCAATGGTTTTCGGGTTACAGGTACAGATGGTGTAAAGCACCGGCATCACCGCACCATGCCAGAACACTTCTTCAATCTCGTTACGATTGATAAATTCTGCCAGGCTGATGTCCTGATGTTTTGATTTAAAGAATTTGTGCAGTGCCGTTTTTAGCTGCAACATACCTTTGACCAGACGCCAGCCGTACTGCTGGATGCCTTTACGGTTATTAATAATCGGGAAATTACCGATACGGCTACGTGAGGTGGTCAGCCAGGTTTCAGTTTTCTCCTCAAACAGCCAGCTGCAGGCCATGTAGGTGCGTACCGGATAGGTGGTAATCCCCAGATGGGTCGCCAGACTCAGCGTGTTCTTCCACAAGTAAGGATTCATCACGCGCAGGGGTGCATCAATCAGCCCGCCTTCAAACTCGAGGCTATGACTGTCCATGCCGCGTCCTGGCAGCGCTTCAAAAATCGTGATGTGATGTCCTGCATCCTGAAGAATTCTGGCGGTAGCCAGTCCGGCCATGCCACTACCAATAACTGCGATATCCAAACTGATCATCCATCATTAAAAATTAACTTTTAGAAATTATGTACCAAGCTAGCATCTTTTAGGGTATTAAAATCTTCCAGAATGCAAGTTTTTCTCGATAAGCTAAGCAGATGTAAATTCATAATTTTTTACATTTCTCTCTAAAAAAATACAGTTTATAAATCTCTGCTTTTGTTGGTTATTTATGAATTTATTTAAAATTTTTATTTTAAAATCAATGTATTTAAGTTGACCAAAATTTCAAAAATGATTTTACAAAACTACCCAATATCTTTATAATTGCTTGCATAATAAAATGACAGCCACTGCACGCTCCACAGTGACGGATGGCTCGAATAATACCCATGATCAGAATAATCTACAGCGCACAATATATCCAAAGCCTCTGCATTGCAGAGGCTTCTTTGTTTTTGCGGAGTAGGAAAATGCGAGTTCGACTGACATTTTTTATTCAGCTGTGTCTGGAATCTCGCCAAATTTTCCGTTGTTAAAGTCTTGAAAAGCCTGGATGATTTCTTCCTTGGTATTCATTACAAAGGGACCATAACCCTGAATCGGTTCATTCAACGGCTCACCAGTTAACAGCAGGAATTTCGTGTCCTGATAGGCTTGTAACTGAATGGCAGGATCATCATCACGGGCAAATATCACGATGGAGCTGTCCAATACTTTTTGGGTACCATTTACGATCAGCTCCCCGCTTAA is from Acinetobacter sp. ANC 7912 and encodes:
- a CDS encoding IS3 family transposase (programmed frameshift), whose amino-acid sequence is MTKLKYTPEIRERAVQLLIESEKDYPSNWAAITAIAPKIGCTPETLRAWHQKHLDQQNPIKVQQISDQEKMKQMEREIKELKRANEILRKAAGFFRPGGARPPTQIMVDFIHNNKDLYGVDAICRILPIAASTYYRTLDLADNPEHRAKRDLHDEYHAEEIKRIWKESSGRYGVRKVWQQLKREGYVIARCTVARLMQKLGIQGVWRGKNKQTTRNRDDQKRADDLVKRNFNADHPDQLWVSDFTYIQTHSGWVYTAFIIDVFSRAIVGWKVSTRMNTDMVLDALEQALHDRGMPKNVIHHSDRGVQYLSIRYTNRLEAANLRASVGTTGDSYDNALAETVNGLYKTEVIEYLKADWQGLADVQLATLNWVDWFNKKRVHSALGYVSPFEFEAMYYDKINPLGQVA
- a CDS encoding DNA/RNA non-specific endonuclease; the encoded protein is MAKKQRNQKNPVFQFFNENTVKIILGLVASGSFAIAFGQEKISQWVSLTTTPSNSACLDQFYRDVPPVLMKDSLKKNTYPLCFNGFTVMYSGVSKTPLWVAELLTPSRLSQKIPREDSFHEEERVNAAHRATLSDYRGTGYDRGHMAPNADMPTKEAQFDSFSLANMVPQAPKNNQQVWRELEEATRAVVTKQKQDVYVVTGPVYSAKKLETIGKGVIVPNATYKAIYMPKTGAAGAYYVDNSLKNPAPKVQVISLCALEDLININIFPQLTEEQKRNTYTLPLKASDVKANKAIVYDHWDAESQCAEEVSKDDLEALQREFKRAGGSSTAVSNNATSESSNAPAESSGSSDPQGALIKQLLEALLQFILQFLK
- a CDS encoding DUF4145 domain-containing protein, with the protein product MHHKCGDKVIVCGEGTIEENYTDYILTEEGYCPCEREFIDVFTPRYFQPALNLFKVPDKVPSEIKDIIYESFALTLSSPSSAVNKLRIAIEILLTEFGIQGKDRKGAFVSLDQRIKSIEQNHILFPQQQLLLAIKWLGNSGSHEENAIFIDELFDAFQIIEKLLNNLYSYDRILEMAQLISQKK
- a CDS encoding potassium transporter Kup — its product is MQSTAQKAALPVITLAALGVVFGDIGTSPLYALRQCFLTSHLAISEASVLGILSLIFWCIMLTVSFKYVTIIMRADNNGEGGIMSLLALNLRTTRISDEKKIYLIALGFIGASLFFGDGIITPAISVLSAIEGLSIATPIFNNWLEPLSIGIIAGLFIVQRHGTGTMGKFFGPLTLLWFLSIGGFGLWSIIQTPMVLQMVNPYWAYHFVVDQPFVAFLTMGAVILTMTGGEAIYADMGHFGRLPIRLAWFIIVLPCLLFNYAGQGALLLRNPEALANPFYMLLPSWSLYPMIVLATAAAVIASQAVITGVFSMVNQAIQLRYLPRLSVKHTSAEERGQIYLPFINWMLFISVVILILLFENSARLASAYGVAVTMTMLCGTILISILAYGFWRWPIWKVVLFSAPFLALDLIFVASTSLKIPSGGWVPIMLGAALFTILMTWKDGRALLLKRMQQNTLPIELFIKSVSTGSGTQFVPGDAIFLTGTPTIVPHAMLHNIKHNKVLHERNIMVTVITRDIPFVNEQDRVEVEKMDEHFYRIFAYFGFKDQPDIPAAVQKAYAELGFEYDLMQISFFISRDRVIHAIGEGMAPWREKLFISMQRNTSPVSDFYKIPTNRVVELGSQIEI
- a CDS encoding AraC family transcriptional regulator ligand-binding domain-containing protein, which encodes MSDIQDYAGTVYGGLGHLLLEFYHHKQLPVPEKLLQIQELERFDFVIWRDLLTQLQQKLQTPALGLEIANFVQPRHLGIMAYLALSCETLGEAMMRYHDYHRLVYDGSPLEVRVENDYLSIAWVDVPLNLATQLSDEIAMALMLKFVRSIMALGDIALHEVHFRYPANKHLNLYEQFFHCKVRFNQQKSVIFMHVSELAQPLRQGDQTLQKLLQQQAKALLEKLPNTAQIDHRIQQAILSGLQKNMFQIEHVAKQLHWSVRQLQRHLQKQGKTYQQRMQEIRFMLAQQYLKDDNLSLHEIALLLGYSEQSAFQRAFKQWTNRTPQQWRSEFLANADREPAFIPALEMATSNQYHI